TCTCTTGTCAGACCAGAGTCATTTTGACTCATGGAGCTCATTGACTCCtacaaaaagaataaaagacaaTATGAGAAATGTGCTCTCATCTGAATGAGGACCACAGGTACAAAAATAACCAATtcctttaaaacctttttatatatatatatttgagttttgatgagccgtgtgtttgtgttgtctgtatATCCTCACCCTGAGCGACTTCTCAGTCTGCAGACACCTGTTCGTAGTACTGGTATCTTCATCGATGATTCTCCTCCACGTCCTGCTTACTCTCTTACAGCTGCAGGGTCAGAAAAGGTAAAGATGTGATGAATATAGACAAGAAAATAAGTGTGATATAGAATACTAGGGTATTGACTTGGTCTCaatgaaaccacacacaaaaatattgtGATTCCAGCCGAGTTGAGTCTTTTCTATCGTACCTAATGAGGTCCATGTCTCCCAGCAGAGCCAGGACGTTGCTCAGGATATTTCTCATGTTCCTGGACAGCAGGTTTGCAAACATGTCGACGTACTCCAGTCCCATCTTGCCTCCGATCACCCGATCCAAGAGATGGTCCTCAGCCACTTTAGTGACGATGCTCCAGTCGTACCTGAAATACAGGAAAACCGCTTTAATTCCCTTGTTTGCCTTCCTGACAGAGACAATGTGAAACTCAACAGCCTCAGGTACAGTACGAGTCGGCTGTTGTGGATTCTGAAGGTTTTTATAGGAATTTGTACTTTTTAGTGTAAATGATGCAATGAATGGCTGGAAACACATTTGATGCCCAAGCTAAAATACTGAGGTGTGTAAATCTACCTCTTATTCTTCCGGTAGTTCTTGGCGAGCTCTTCACACACAGCCCGCTGGAACTTCAATATGGGCAGGTTGGGGTCACTGTGACTATCACAGGGTGTGGACGACAGTATTCTTCTCCTGGGACGATCCACGGGAGTGGAAGCTGCCACCACAGACACCCTGTGACCTGCTTTACATTTGGCGGGGGAGTTGTTCGGTGATATCGTCCTCTCCTGGTGCGTCGCAGAGAGCGACAGTGAGGATCTGCTTCTCCCCTGGCTgttgtcatcctcctcctccccgtgGTGCTCATCAATCTGGCTGTTGTGCTGGGACAGGTAACCACTGTCCTCCAGGCCCTCATCCAGGGTCCTGTCGTGATcccggctgctgctgttctcctTGTTGTGGACCGGCCTGGTGTCATTGTTGAGAGAGAACAAAACCCTGGTCACTGGTACAGGTGGGAACTGGGGTTTGATGGGGACGGGCTCCTTCACTGGGGAAGCTTTGACGTGTGGCACCTTGGCCATGACAGCAGCCACATTATCAGCACTCTTCTCCATGTTGCAGACTCTGGTGGTGTCGTAGCGAGGACACTTCATTGTGTCTTTCTTCGGATGAAAACTGCAGGATGTCTGGAGATTCctggatggaggagacagatgaggggagggggggggggggttagaccTCTGACAACATGGCTCCTCACGTTGCAAAGCTAACTTAGCTCCCCCTAGCACCAAAGCTAGCTATAAAACAGGTAGAAACCCCACACTGAGACGACACGTACACAACTGGACTTCATGTTAAACGTCCGGGTGAACTCTGGACTTGCTCACACACTCTGCCGCCAGATATTTAACCAAACAATCGATGGGTTTTGGCGCGGTGGTGGAGATTTGGCGGAAAGTTAACAGCGGTGACGTTGAATGTGCGGGAGACAGGAAGCCAGAATCCTTAAAAATCATCTGTCAGTGTTTCCAACATTAGCTTCTTGTTGTAATTCAAGCAAATGGCGGTTAACGGGACAATGTTCGATTGCATAAAGCGTCGGGTAGTAGCCTCCATTTTCGCGCGTACATTCGTTTGTAATTGGAGGCGAGCTTTCTTTACTAGCTttcgttttttttaacttaacgTGTCAGTGGTAAATATGTCTTTAACTTACGAGTAGTTAACGTTGGTTTGGTTAGTAGATATTCAATTCCCGTAGCTTTACGCCGGGAGTTAGTAGCGCTAAGCTAGCACGCACCGTGACTCCCGCTCGCTACCGTCGCCCACAACCCGGTTAGTGTGGTGTCTTGTGGGGATGTCAGCCGTGTGTCGAGTCGTCTCACCGTGAACTGGTGTCGTTATCCGGTGTAAACCTGAGCTGTTCCCCCGCTGAACCGAGCGGCGATGTGACCTGATGCTCCGCCGCTGCACTGAAGAATGCGGCAGTCGCTGCTGGGCATTTGAAATCCGTGCGTAAAACGcgccagccaatcacagcgcaGCGAGGTTCGGCCCTTTAAAGCATCGACCAATGGGAGCCGGGGTTGAAGCACGGTTCGAGTGACGTCAGCACGTAAATACGCGTAGTCCCGCCATGTTTTTTCCCACCAGACATAAAACCTTCAAATCCGTAAGTGACGAATCTTAAACACTAGGGTTTATTAGTAAAAAATTGAGGAACTGAATATCAAAACAGGAAATGGTTTTAACTATTGTTtcggaaacaaataaaaatatacgctatttttttattatataaatgaaaTGGACAGCAAAATACTTTTATCATTATTGCTCAAAAGCCTGATAGTATCTTCCcagttcaattcaattcatatttttagATATGTATATAACTTACACTTCAGTATTGCATGTTATGTATTACTTACTGATGCCTATTTTGagtcttgctgctgtaatacagCAGATTTCCTCAATGTGGGACTTGTAaattatcttatcttgtcttaaaatattccattcaccAATGCAGACTAACTAAAAAAGAAACCCAGACACAGATGAATGGAAAAAGCAATAGAAAAAGTAGAAACCGATTCCATAATGTTCTTTTCCACATGATAAATGACGTATCCAAAGGTGACAGGGCCCTTTTCTGTCTCGGCTCCTAGCCCGTGGGAACCATCTTCACTTAGTTGTGAAAAATGCAGAGTCCGTCAACGGCTTGAAGAAGTTTGTTTACAAAAACTCACCTATTTCCTAAGTATTTTAACTTGGTCTATTCCTGGTTGTCCCATTGTGTTTGCCCTCTGTGAAGTTTTAAtttttatattctttgtatGATTTCCTGTCTTTATCTTAATGTTTGCTTTATACATTAAGCACCTTGTAACTCTGATTTTGAAAGGGGCTttataaacaacattttcttaCTGACTGTTGTTTTGTCCTTTGGAAAATACTTCCACATCCCTCTCAGTTCAGAACATGGATTAAGTCTCAACGTTTTTATTGCATTGATACGGTAACAATTAGCACTAACTACTCATAGCTTTATTTTCCTTTACAATGTGCAAAAATGGTTTATGTAATTCAATGTTTAAACTGCATCATCTCCCCTGAGACTATGACAATGTGTATAATCCTTCCTAGTTCTGTTTCAGGTCACCTCACCTTGTTATTTTGGACAAATACTGTAATTGAAACTAAAAATCCTCCTAAAAGAACATAATTTAATGTCGAATAAGTGACTGGGATTCAAGCAAAGCAAACTCAAAAAGAGGAGACCGAGCTGAATTCTCGTCTGTCAGTAAACCTGCTGTTTGTGGAAATGAAATGCTAAAAGGACTGTGAGACACAGGGCTGTTTAGTTCACACCTCTGCCTGGAATGTGGGACTCTTTCATTGAAACCTGACAGGGGGCAGTTGGGGGATGTGGTAGTTTGGTTTAGTTCACATTAGCATGTGTGTTTCAATTTGAACTTTTCCCTGTTACATGAATTTTATTGTAGAAAATAGGCAAAGAGGCCAGGGAAGAAATCCACCCTCAACCCGGGACCAGAATCTAATAAGGTGCTTTTTGATATTGATATCCAATGGCAGATAAGAAAGAGACAAGGAAGTGAAACTGTAGAGTAGATTATAAAACTATCTGAAgtcagtgacagacagagacaaggagacacagaAAGTGTGAAGGTGGGTTTATTTCATGGGGGGTTGACACCTTCTCAGCATATTGCATTATTCTAATGAAATGCTTCCAGGATCGACCCTTGTTTAAATTCAATGTCCAATTTACACGTCCACAGAGTCATTTTAGTTACAACTACAGAGCAGGACGGGCACAGCAGGCCACTGACAGCTCAACACTTACTGTGTATTTTATGTGCAAATATCCATCAGCAAAACTGAATATCCACTTAGGCCTTGAGTCCTGCATCTCTCCCTTATCCAGACACCTCGTCTTTTAGAGTGGCCCTGAGTTAATGTTTTACTTCACATTCTTGCATATGTTTAAATTTAACTCAGATTTTATCGAAATTACCAATTGCAACCCTTTTAATATATTATAGGGAGCTGCGGATTTATAAAGTAAGCAATCTAAGTTATGGTcttatattattttctttatcttgtATGATATTCCCTCATATTTATTTCACTCTCCAAGTTTTAGTGGGCATGTGAATAGAGAGGAACAAGGACTGAATTAAAAAAGGACGAGACTTATCATATTATAAGGAAACTGGACATGATCAGAAAGTGTAGGAGTTACACACCTCCTGTAGATGGCAGTAATGCAACACCGTGGATACAAGCTGCCGCTGAACCCcagagacgaagaagaagaagatccaATATGGCGGCGCCCTTGCGTGAGGTGGGGAAGGAGCAATACTTCTAACAACAACCCTCGTTTGTGACCCGTTTAATAACCTTTAACACATTCGTGAGAGGAAACAGGTTCGTTTTAGTTAAAGCGATGTTTCTGATGACAGGAAAAAAGTGAGAGAGGCGTCCTACAGCTTTTTATCTGACTTGAAGGTCTCTCATTCGATGACGAGGAAACTGTCAGTAAAGTGTTCAGTCCAGGTCATATGTAAAATCCATTGTTCAATAGCAACCAGCTAATTTACATCTATTTCTATGAGTTTCAACTTTTCACTTCaagtgatttttgtttttggtgaCGTGAATCCCACCAAATATGaaatttcattaaaatataGTCGGTGGAAACTGGACATGTTTCTGTCGTGTTACAGTCAATCCTCATACTGAATCAGCTCGTGCGATGGCTCTGAGAAGAGCTGTGAGCCTCCTtctcacaggaagtgagtgtGTCTTCAATAGGTTGGCACATTCTTTTCAGAGATCACCAAACATCCTCAGGCAAACGGTTGGATTTCATCACCACCGATGCAGTGTTGCAAGAACTGTTCACACCTGTGCACCGCTGCTGGGGGCCAGGCTACTGTCAGTGGAGGAGCTGTTCGCCCGCAGTTCTCTGCAGGAGTACCTGAAGAGGGTGGAGACAGAGTACAGTGAATGTCTGACAGTAGTGAACAACAGTGCGATGGAGGAGCGGTGCAgcgaggaggagctgaggaccaAGAGGAGCAGAGTGTCGCTGCTGGCTCCTCTCGTCCAGAGCATCAGGGAGCTGGacaccaaacacaaagagatCACAGAGACGGAGGCGCTGCTGAGAGGTGAGACTGCTCTGCTGCCGTCCCACAGGGACAGTTCACAGGGACAGTTCACAGATGAATGAAGGTGTGGGACAAACTCAATCTGTACTTAATTCAAGGCTGGGGTTATCAATGGCAGATAGGAAGCATACAGAAAATGTACCTACACAGTAAATTTAGTTTTAGAGGGCGCACTCACAAACCTTTTGATTACCTCCCAGGTAAAGTTTCAGGCACAGCCCTTTCTTCCACAGCACAATGTAAGCACTACTGATGCGGCAGTTGTCAGATATCATTGATAAACGTCCTCTACCCCTGTGTTCTGTAATTGTATATTGCAACATTGACTAGATGGGAATCAGGcaagttaaataaaagaaaaacaactcacTATTGCTATGAAGTAGTTCAGTACAATCAGAGATATGAAAGGGTTGGCTCCCATGGTTTAAACATTTAGGTAATTTTTGACAATTTCCGTTTTTGGTTTCTCCTGAAAGATGAAGACCCTGAACTTCAGGAGCTGGCCGCGCTGGAGAGAGACGGCTGCTTGCACGATATTCAAGACCTTAGACAAAAGGTAGAAGCGAGATGGTTCAGTTCAGTGACATCCTAAATATACATGGTCACTAATGTTAAGTTTTAACTAACTGAAGATGTTTCCATTTGCTGCTTCACCAATCAGATCCTGGATCTGTTGATccctgaggaggaggctgaTCTGAGCGACCTCATACTAGAGGTCACAGCTGGTGTTGGGGGTCAGGAGGCCATGCTGTTCACTAATGAGGTGTGGAAATAATTATAAGTACCTGAAGAGTAAATAAGTaacaaaaatcattaaaatagattaaaaaaaaactaacacatTCTGTGTATTTGCCTGATGAATGGTCTCATCTCCTCTGAAGGTGTTTGACATGTACCACGGATTCGCTCACCACCATGGCTGGTCCTTTGATGTCCTGGAGCACATGACCAGTGAGATAGGTCAGTGGTCAGCTCAATCCAAGCATAACAAACTATTCCTTCATGCATTAAGTTTTCACCTCATCTAAactattcattttaaatatttattgaatttttgAGGAAAACACTAGAAAACCTACAAATGCCTTCAGGGACAAAACACTCCAAGATATGATGTGGAAAGCAACtagttgaataaataaaaaactaatatcAGCAATATTCAGCATATCGTGTATATATTGATATCCTATAAACTAATAACTTATTTTAAAGTATGGAATGACTGAATCTCATGTCCACCAGTTTGCAGTGAGACTCTAAAGAATCCCCTC
The Platichthys flesus chromosome 12, fPlaFle2.1, whole genome shotgun sequence DNA segment above includes these coding regions:
- the fbxo5 gene encoding F-box only protein 5; this encodes MKCPRYDTTRVCNMEKSADNVAAVMAKVPHVKASPVKEPVPIKPQFPPVPVTRVLFSLNNDTRPVHNKENSSSRDHDRTLDEGLEDSGYLSQHNSQIDEHHGEEEDDNSQGRSRSSLSLSATHQERTISPNNSPAKCKAGHRVSVVAASTPVDRPRRRILSSTPCDSHSDPNLPILKFQRAVCEELAKNYRKNKRYDWSIVTKVAEDHLLDRVIGGKMGLEYVDMFANLLSRNMRNILSNVLALLGDMDLISCKRVSRTWRRIIDEDTSTTNRCLQTEKSLRESMSSMSQNDSGLTRDMVVSRVVLSCIQTRASTTVSSSSSSSSSSTSSRVHRRIPPSHKGNTPHSQCTRFTEFTKAASNLKQHESLRCCKRCGSPATHSAEMQRARCTRLNCLFDFCTCCQETFHGSTPCRAVESRSHFVSSRATPVLPASARSKRNVRRL
- the mtrf1l gene encoding peptide chain release factor 1-like, mitochondrial, whose protein sequence is MALRRAVSLLLTGSECVFNRLAHSFQRSPNILRQTVGFHHHRCSVARTVHTCAPLLGARLLSVEELFARSSLQEYLKRVETEYSECLTVVNNSAMEERCSEEELRTKRSRVSLLAPLVQSIRELDTKHKEITETEALLRDEDPELQELAALERDGCLHDIQDLRQKILDLLIPEEEADLSDLILEVTAGVGGQEAMLFTNEVFDMYHGFAHHHGWSFDVLEHMTSEIGGLRHASASISGPESYKRLKFEGGVHRVQRIPKTEKQGRMHTSTMTVAVLPQPTEISFTINPKDLRIDTMRASGAGGQSVNTTDSAVRIVHLPTGVVAECQQERSQLKNKEKAMKALRAKLYSRKLEEVTSKRYNQRKVQIGTKGRSEKIRTYNFAQDRITDHRIGMTVHDVKSFLLGEELLEEMNSSLQEFSNQETLMELLGENDQGGS